A genomic window from Chloroflexota bacterium includes:
- the rpmF gene encoding 50S ribosomal protein L32 — protein MAPLPKRKTSKARHGVRRSHIALTPPATEACPQCHSLKLSHTVCPTCGNYGGEEIIKSKGKKSS, from the coding sequence ATGGCACCACTACCTAAGAGAAAAACTTCCAAGGCACGCCACGGTGTACGGCGAAGCCACATAGCCCTCACTCCACCAGCTACTGAGGCCTGCCCGCAATGCCACAGTCTCAAGCTATCCCACACCGTCTGCCCTACCTGTGGGAATTATGGTGGCGAGGAGATCATCAAGAGCAAGGGCAAAAAGAGTTCATAG
- a CDS encoding DUF177 domain-containing protein codes for MRINVAQLLKEPTGATRSFEIDDTICSEQESGHRVQGKGQLLHAANSILVRGTFTSKGNLVCSRCLTLFHYPLAFKIEEEFYPSVDIMSGEPLSLPDDSTSSVIDERHILDLTEVIRQQILLAAPMKPLCRTNCAGLCPQCGANLNETTCHCTPNRQTAFAVAFEKLKSTRKSR; via the coding sequence ATGAGGATTAATGTCGCTCAGCTACTCAAGGAACCCACAGGGGCTACCCGTAGCTTTGAAATCGATGACACGATCTGCTCTGAACAGGAGTCAGGGCATCGTGTCCAGGGAAAGGGACAGCTACTGCACGCAGCAAACAGTATCCTTGTCCGAGGCACATTTACCAGCAAGGGCAATCTGGTGTGCAGCCGCTGTTTGACCCTCTTTCACTATCCGCTAGCGTTCAAGATAGAAGAGGAATTCTACCCTTCAGTAGATATCATGAGCGGTGAGCCACTATCTCTACCCGATGATTCGACCTCTTCCGTCATAGATGAACGCCATATTCTGGATCTCACTGAAGTCATCCGTCAGCAGATTCTGCTGGCCGCACCCATGAAACCTCTCTGCCGCACCAATTGCGCCGGCCTTTGCCCACAATGTGGAGCTAATCTGAATGAAACCACCTGCCACTGCACACCCAACCGCCAAACAGCATTTGCGGTTGCGTTCGAAAAATTAAAGTCTACAAGAAAGTCGAGGTAA
- the fabD gene encoding ACP S-malonyltransferase: MSTGSQIAYVFPGQGSQWMGMGQDIATSSPQARAVFEEADSSLGFALSRLCFEGPEDVLRQTINAQPAILAVSIAYLRASPELQDNPMAPAFLAGHSLGEYTALVAARVLNLRDALYLARERGRLMQEAGEKAQGGMIAIIGLDEASTNDVCQHAGTQIANINCPGQIAVSGSIQSLAQATELARAKGAQRVVPLQVSGAFHSKLMQPAAEGMTHAISRLTFRDPAIPIVANTTALPITTAEAVKAELSNQLCNCVRWQRSVEYMIENGVSTFIEIGPGQVLSGLIKRINKEVKIISMETKRK; this comes from the coding sequence ATGAGTACGGGGAGCCAAATCGCTTATGTCTTCCCTGGTCAGGGCTCACAGTGGATGGGTATGGGGCAAGACATTGCCACAAGCTCACCTCAAGCAAGGGCCGTTTTTGAAGAAGCCGACTCCAGCTTGGGGTTCGCCCTTTCCAGACTGTGTTTTGAAGGACCTGAGGATGTGCTCCGGCAAACCATCAATGCTCAGCCAGCGATACTGGCAGTCAGCATAGCCTATTTGAGAGCCAGTCCAGAGCTTCAAGATAACCCCATGGCACCAGCCTTCCTGGCCGGTCACAGCCTGGGTGAGTACACCGCTCTCGTAGCTGCCCGGGTACTCAACCTCAGGGATGCGCTCTATCTTGCCAGGGAGAGAGGCCGCCTGATGCAGGAAGCAGGAGAGAAGGCTCAGGGAGGTATGATAGCTATTATCGGTCTGGATGAGGCCTCAACAAACGACGTGTGCCAACATGCCGGAACGCAGATTGCAAACATCAATTGTCCCGGGCAAATAGCTGTCAGCGGCTCAATCCAATCGCTGGCCCAGGCTACTGAGTTAGCCAGGGCAAAAGGCGCTCAGAGGGTAGTCCCCCTGCAGGTCAGTGGCGCCTTTCATTCTAAACTGATGCAACCTGCTGCCGAAGGAATGACCCATGCTATCTCAAGACTCACCTTCCGTGATCCGGCCATCCCTATTGTGGCTAATACCACAGCCCTCCCTATAACCACAGCCGAAGCTGTAAAAGCCGAACTATCAAACCAGTTATGCAATTGTGTGCGATGGCAAAGGTCCGTAGAATACATGATCGAAAACGGGGTATCCACCTTTATCGAGATAGGACCCGGCCAGGTATTGAGCGGCCTGATCAAGCGGATCAACAAAGAAGTCAAGATCATAAGTATGGAAACCAAGAGGAAGTGA
- the nusB gene encoding transcription antitermination factor NusB, with the protein MKASLLTRREARAMALQTLFEVDCTGHDATGSLGRLLEDSSLPEDTSTFTRELVLKVLENRGTIDELIQKFAPAWPLQQMAVVDRNILRLAIYELLSAVVPAKVAINEAVELAKAFGSDSSPKFINGVLGSVYAELMQHPKNEEGVTI; encoded by the coding sequence ATGAAAGCATCCCTGCTGACACGACGAGAGGCTAGAGCAATGGCCCTGCAGACATTGTTTGAGGTCGATTGCACAGGCCATGATGCCACGGGGTCCTTAGGCCGATTGCTTGAAGACTCCTCTCTGCCTGAGGACACATCTACCTTCACCCGAGAGTTGGTCTTGAAGGTGCTGGAAAACAGGGGGACTATCGATGAACTGATTCAAAAGTTTGCACCTGCCTGGCCCTTGCAGCAGATGGCTGTTGTAGATAGAAACATCCTGCGGCTGGCGATTTATGAGCTTCTATCAGCGGTGGTTCCCGCAAAAGTGGCTATTAATGAAGCCGTCGAGCTAGCAAAGGCCTTCGGAAGTGACAGTTCTCCTAAATTCATCAATGGCGTCTTAGGTTCTGTTTATGCCGAGCTTATGCAGCATCCAAAGAATGAAGAGGGGGTGACTATATAG
- the acpP gene encoding acyl carrier protein: MATVFDRVKQIIVEQLGVKDEEVVAKASFVQDFNADSLDLVELIMALEEAFSTPHKKIEIPDEDAKKIVTVGDAVEYIKDSGIEDE; encoded by the coding sequence GTGGCTACAGTTTTCGACAGGGTAAAACAGATTATTGTGGAGCAACTGGGTGTCAAAGACGAAGAGGTTGTGGCTAAAGCATCCTTTGTTCAAGACTTCAACGCCGATTCACTCGATTTGGTAGAGTTGATAATGGCGCTGGAGGAAGCATTCAGCACCCCCCACAAGAAAATAGAGATTCCCGATGAAGATGCCAAGAAGATAGTAACCGTAGGAGATGCGGTTGAATATATTAAGGACTCAGGAATAGAAGACGAATAG